The Montipora foliosa isolate CH-2021 chromosome 1, ASM3666993v2, whole genome shotgun sequence DNA segment aatgcaagaaaaatatattttccaaaccgtacctaaacacgaaaagcatcgactgtcaagagctttgctgacatacatggctgtgtagccgcgtcgagccacagaaagagcgcgaaaattaagcctcgatcaggtgtgtgtgtgtgtctgatggcttgagcctgcgatccaatcaacaaccagtccctggtcagcggtcaacttcaaaaaaacagctgaccttgataaggtctatcttgagcccgctatatggtcacgtgatactggtcagcggataccttgttttgacaggtgtcaattgaccataacattaatgtccaatatcaaagatgtatgctgtaaacaaactagttacggtgtcaaatggagaattgcctcctggatgagctctaaacttgagcccgtgatatggttacgtgtactggtcacattggcatacatgaaggggcggacggacgtacggacgtacgttgtacgtacgttgtacgtacggacgtttatgacgtcatggctataaaaccaaattttctcacatcgatgggttaccatattttcttagctatggtgctccgcgcgcgcgcgccttcggcgcgcgcggagctccgctactatGGTTAACTTTGTCAATGAACCAGATCAaaggcttaaggacgttcgcgctaattgtttgtgcgcaacgtaactgcgcaggtaacgcgactgtaatatgtcacacattacttcgagcattagtgaagttgaggtttgaaaacctttgcagaaaccgtggacgataagtcttgcacagcgttggataagagaagatcgtgatcagtcaaaattgattaaaaatatttaggaaagtcaagtagactactgcacgactgatgttcgcgttgtttttatcagtcgtgcactggtctacttgactttcataaatattgtttaagcattagttaaaataacatggcgacaaaaacgccggtgaaaaaattccaggccggcaaaagaatggcacatttacttccgaatcatcatgaaacgttaaagagaagtgagcgggaggatggaaaagctctttaaaaggtagctgttgatcgagtagtggctgaaagtttggaaaactcgaggacgaaccgttgcgtaaatttaatggggctgtttctttttttaatgtttttattaccctacgaacttaagttcaaaatgaatgtatgtttttgaagttcttatcatttactttcgtgaaaatagagcagtattttcgtcctcgtcggcttgaatagtgcggacctgcgtgggaaaaaccagcgattaaatttcacaaaaaccacactccagaagacgagcatgacggcaatggggaaatattatacaaaacactaaccaaatgaagatgacgactgcttaaaacttcgttgctatgctcgagaaagctttgttttggggtaaaacctttcatcccttcaacgatcgatctctcttgggttccagtccttccccgacaagtcacgcaaaaacgtgacaaacgaagttttccaagagcttcgtaaaatcacatcgattttactcccttggatcatcggtgacccctatttttttaatcatgaatcacttactctacttactatctacaaaatatgataaaattaaaaaaatctcaccgtaagaagttatctttttttttaattttctttcctcgtgccatcgaattccggtagtggttgcaacggataaaggttacgaaaacgctcgtccaggatgaactctactgtttacgacatccctaggggcatgaaattatcttaaaatcccacccctaaaaatctATGCACGggaaccttcactctaacagtttatttttaggattttcgatggatgagcagatgaggctacctttcgttattatgacagatttatcgaaattaaggcatttttccacggccattttctccgaaacgaagtcggtgacccccaattttttttatatttttggagtaagtactttatgacctaactctatgcgagaaatgaagaaaatctcaccgtaggaagattttggcgcgaacgtccttaaatgtcCAATTTGCAAGACTGTTTTTAACGTACCGTGGCAAACGTCTTGTGGACATAGATTCTGCAAATTATGTTTGGAATCCCTTTTAAGGTAGGTAACCTTGTTCACTGTATCCAGTATTTTCGACCATTAATACTTAGCCGCAAGGAAAGGCCGGAAAGGCGCCACGATCATGATGTCATCGTTTTGGACCTTTGTTGAAACGACGGTCAGCTTTCCTTGGTCCTACAATCATGAGTTATTTCGCTTATTGGATGACTATccacacatttatttcattccttCAAAATGGATTATGTTGCCTTTCCTTTAGATATCGAGACTGAACTCTGCATAAGGCTCTTTTTGAGAGCGTAATGTGCCAATATCAGTGATATTAAATGAGGAGCATCCAATGGGGTCAAATTTTCATGCGCTCTAGCTCCAGCAGCTCTTTTAGAATGACGTTGGTATATTCATATGGACTGTTTCTCCCACAGTTCCTTCTATGAAAGAGGACTAAGGTTTAAGCAGCAGTTTGAATGCTTTTCAATATTACCGAATTCCATGTTTTGCAACGAACAAAGTTAAAGAAAGAATGTGAGAGATGACCATCGTTTTCCACGAAACTCTCCAAGCCAACCCAACGCCTCGATCGGTCATGAAATATCCACTGTGTAAATCATGATGTAGAATGCCGAGCAAGTGAAACCGACGGGGAAACACTTGGCGTTTTCGCAAAAACGAAAAGAAACTATTCAGTTTCAAAAACATTGCTGGAAACCTTCCAACAACATTGATGCTCGATTAATTAAACGCAGATTATTTACTCCCGTTTTTCTTCTGCCAGCCAGAAAAATCTCCAATGTCCCGTGGATGGCAACCAGATTTCAAAAGACGAATCCTTCCACGATAAATGCTGCGAAAGGGAAATACTCGATCTCCAGTGCCGTTGCCATTACAAAGATCGAAATTGCTATTGGAAAGGAGAATTCCGAAATTTTAAGGTAAATAGTTTCGTTTAAACATCCTCTTTTACTGAGTCCCATCAGCTATTCTTGCATATTGTTGTAAATGGTTTTAATCCAGAAATGATGGGAGTCACTTATATCCACGAAGGCAAATGCAACCATTTTGGTGTACTCTTATTTTTATACACATCACAAAGTTTTCTTAACATGGCCAACTAGCTCATTACAACGACATAGCATTaacggtatatatatatttattttttggttggGACTCTCTTTGCTGATTATGTTTGTAATGGGTGGCATTTAGTACTATTTGTGGATACAAGGGACGAGGAAGTTGACAGGGTTAGGGTCTTTGAACCTCACGCAACTTTATCAGGCAATACTCACATGAAGCCAAGAGACATTTTCACTGTCGACGAATTAACAGCCAGTTTACGACCCGTTTCCACTGCTAATGGCAGACTCCTGTTTCCTTCAGTTCAACGCGTCCATAGATAAATTATGTAACAACATTTAAGCGAACTGAGACCGATCTCTTTTGAACTTTAATTAGCCCCATACAAAGTCCAAAGACTACAAAGGTGCATTCCCTCATAAATATAAGAATAATCATTAGTCAGTTACCGTATAAGGGGTGGAGAATGGTTTTTCTCGTTCTCCAATTATTAATAAGATAGGAGACATTTACGGTTACCGGCCTTGAAAACTCAAAACACGCCGTAGTTTTCAATCCTtaattttctataataattcTGACCTCCTTTTTACTGTTTTATCGGGCAGGCCCATGAGACAAGCTGTCAATATGGTGACGTACAGTGCCCTGCCTGTGATGAGAAAATGGAACGAAGAAGTCTCGAAGAGCACGCATCAAATGCCTGTATTAACAGGACCGTGATCTGTCTATATTGCGGAGGAAAAGTGTGTCAAAGAAACTTGAAGGTATGGGAGAAGAAATATTGAGCTAGTTCTAAAGAGCAATTAAGTCATATTTCCTCACtattatttaaaagaaaactaccGAATTGAACCTTGATGATTTAGCTCAGTTAACGTTGACTCGTGTAGCATCCATACGTGAGACATATCCTTTCGGATTAATAAGTGAACCTGTTTTTCCTCTTTGAATTAAGTCGTTTCCCGTTGCCGTTGTATTGTCTCTGAATAGACAAACATATATTTTCGCTTTCTATTTTCAATACTACCTAATTTTATCTTGATATCGTTTCATTTTCATCCGTTTTGAGTAGAGAACCGAAAACAAAAGTCATTGTCTTCTCTGTTATCTGCAGGATCATTTCGGTTTGTGCCGGAAATTTCCCGTAAAATGTCATTTACTCTGCGGAAAGGAGACTATACCACGTGACATGTTGGATAACCACTTGACCAAAGAGTGTCCTCACGCGGAAGTACCGTGCCCGTTTTTCATTCATGGTTGTGAATTCAAAGTGAGTGCCTTTTGATAAGTTGAGAGAACAGTTGCTATTTGGAGTTTTAAAGTACTTtcagcaaaaaagaaaagatcatTACTGTCAGGGTGAAAGACGAGGCTTCTTACAACCATAAAATTTGAGTGAAAACGCAAGATTTCCTGTCGAAGGTTTCAACGTTTTCTTGCTGATCACCTCTGTAATTAAACTGAATTTGCCAATGCTTCTTTATCAAACTGCGCACGGGTTATGATCATGGATTCTTGGTTAAAGAAATCGCCACGATTATTGATTAGGGTTTGCAGAGAACAGCGAAGGCTGAGGTGATCAATTATTTAGCCAATGTGAAGGAAAGCTATATTCAATTTGAGGGTCATTGTTAAAGAAATTCATGAGAATAGCAaatgaaccccccccccccccccccccaccaataaaaagaaaaagattttcTTGCTATGATCTTTATCAAAACTAACAAGGTGAATATTATGATACGTTTATTAAGCGTCAGTTTTGCTGTGTAAGGTCACATTTAACATTCGACAAAAGTCACCTTGTCAGTTAATAAGGATAGCCGGCTGACAGTCATCGAAACTGTCAACATTAAGaacatttttccttttactttgagcTATGTTAAATGAACTTTAGGGCCAATTTCTTTCCCGTCAGCCTGGGCTAGCAGAGTATTGAAAGGGAGTAACTTGCTAGCATACCAGGATTTTCATCATTTCTGGCAATTAGCAAGGTGCCATTTGCCATTAACGGCACACTGTCTTTAAACTATTGAACAAATCTTGCATGAGTCGTTGTATTTTACAGGTGAGCGTGGCTTGTGCCACTATTAACGAGGTCTCGAATTTTAATCATGCAACTTTTaagcctgatttttttttcgggccTTCCGAGTTTGCTTTTGGGTTACGCGAGTTTGTAACTGTAGTAATCTTCTAAGAGCTTCTTCGCTAGTCGAAATATATGCAAATTATAGATTCTCTGTGATGTAAGGTCACACATGTTTCCATGGGATTCATAACTCCGCAATATAATGGTAGACTTTCCAGAGAAGGCCTTCAAGGATTTAACACTCCGCAGTACACAGACAGAGGCCTCCCTCTCCTTTTTACAGTAAACATTGACTTTTGCCCTTCCTCGTCCTCACAGCTTATCGAAAGCCGGTTACATCACCTTTTTATCCTGTTTTTAATGTTAAGTGGTGTCTCATGTAATGTGTTTTGTGGTCAACAGGGAAAAAAAGAATCTGTTGATGAGCACCTGAAAGCCACTATAAAGATCCACGTTGAAAAGATGAATCAATCAAGTATTGAAAACCGGAGAAAGTATGTACAAATTGAAGAACAGATCGACCACTTTCAGAAAGAGAAGAACAAGTTGGAGGGGCAACTTCAAAATCAAACCGAGGAGCTTGTGGCGGCCAAAATCAATATCCAAACTCAGCAAACGAAAATATCCTTGATAGAGAGATCAATCACAGGGCAAATAAACGACTTGGAGAAACTACGCAGTGCCTTAGATGCTGCCGCCGCGGGTGAAGGAAACGGAACCGTTGTTTCTTCGCAGATTGAGGAAATTCTGAACACTGTCAAGGAACACGAAACAAGGGTTAACAATTTGCAAAGCGAGCTAGCGCTCGTCAAGGAAATCACACTGACTTCAAAAGAGAACGGGAAGAGACCACGTTCTTTGTCAAATTATCACACCAATTGTGAACGGCGTATGGAAAGAAATAAGAACCAGCTGGCTTTGCATGAAATTCAACTTTCAGGACAAAATCTTCAGATTCAGATGCTTGAGGCAACGTCATATAATGGAGTTTATCTTTGGAAAATCGACCAGTACAATCTAAGATTCCAAGAAGCTGTTTCTGGGAAGATGATTTCCATTTACAGCCCTCCGTTCTACGTTGGGCGGTTTGGTTACAAAGTGTGTGCCCGTCTTTACCTCAATGGTGATGGAATGGGCAAAGGAACTCACGTGTCGGTCTTCTTTGTTATCATGCGCGGTGAATACGATGCCTTATTACCCTGGCCTTTCCTCCACAAGGTCCATTTTACAATTATGGACCAGAACAAGATCAAGGATGCCAGTGATGCTTTTCGTCCAGATCCTA contains these protein-coding regions:
- the LOC138002804 gene encoding TNF receptor-associated factor 3-like; translation: MAVDHVNETQELSILRHQPKVNRYLSGYCQEMALPKSGGWKVRSPWLPVNGQSGTSAGCQKNLQCPVDGNQISKDESFHDKCCEREILDLQCRCHYKDRNCYWKGEFRNFKAHETSCQYGDVQCPACDEKMERRSLEEHASNACINRTVICLYCGGKVCQRNLKDHFGLCRKFPVKCHLLCGKETIPRDMLDNHLTKECPHAEVPCPFFIHGCEFKGKKESVDEHLKATIKIHVEKMNQSSIENRRKYVQIEEQIDHFQKEKNKLEGQLQNQTEELVAAKINIQTQQTKISLIERSITGQINDLEKLRSALDAAAAGEGNGTVVSSQIEEILNTVKEHETRVNNLQSELALVKEITLTSKENGKRPRSLSNYHTNCERRMERNKNQLALHEIQLSGQNLQIQMLEATSYNGVYLWKIDQYNLRFQEAVSGKMISIYSPPFYVGRFGYKVCARLYLNGDGMGKGTHVSVFFVIMRGEYDALLPWPFLHKVHFTIMDQNKIKDASDAFRPDPNSSSFKKPTSDMNIASGCPTLLSHVELRQGGFVRDDTMFVKVNVDMRDLQGDLWTS